CGTGCTGAAAGCCATAGTACTGAATAACCATGGCCGGTACAGATTGAACGCTGAAGAGACCGCTGTCAATGCGTGCCTGTTGCTTGAGTGAAGCCACATCTTCAGCAGGCGGGTCGTAGAGCATGTCGAGATTCCCTTTCATAAACTCCATCAGCTCGGTCTTCTTTTCCTTGATAAAGGTGTAACGAATTGCATCCAGGTAGGGCAGCGCGTTTCCGTACTGATCACGACCCCAGTAGTCAGGATTGCGTTCCAGGATGACCACCTCGCCTTCGCGAACAACCTTCTTCCGAAACGGCCCCGTTCCTACGGCGTGTGCGCGCAACTCCTGTCCGTAAAGTTCAACCGCTTCAGAAGGATAAATCCAGCAGGCCGGGAGCGACATGATTTGCAGGAAACTCCCGAAGGGATATTCCAGTTCTATGGACACCGTGTATTCATCCAGCACCTTCACTCCATCTACTCCACCGGCCGGTAATTTTCCTTTCACACTCTGCTCATAGTAATGATCAGCGCCTTTTACCCGTCCTGTAAAATAGGAGAACATTACGTTATCAGAGGCTGCCTGACACAGTCTATCGAGGCAATACTTCACGTCATCCGCTTTTACTTCACGCCCTTTACCTTCAGGGAAACACGGGTCATCGTGAAAAAACACGCCCTTCCGAAGGGTAAAAGTGTAGCGTGTACCCGAGTCATCTACCTTCCACGATTCAGCAATTCCTGCCACCGGTTCCAGGGATTCCTGATCGAGCTTTACCAGACCCTCAAATATCTGGTTGCCCACACGGTGGCCTGTTACGTCGGTGATATTCAAAGGATACAAGCTCCTAAAATCTTCAATCTCGTTGACTGAAAAAACTCCACCATACTCCATTCCACCCACACCTTTTTTGGCTCGTTTAGAATCTTCGTTCGTAGGCGTTTCGCATGCAGTTAAAAGCAAAACAATAGAAAACAGTAGTGTTGAACGGAAGTAGTTCATGTGCAATATTGTTCAATAGTAAGGGATGCTAATGTATTCATTTTGCATCTTCAGCTTGCACGTCTTTAGACAAATTAATCAACAGGGTTGATGAAACCCGCATTACTGTGGATGGTCTTTTATGAAAAGCGATATTACCAAGGCCCTG
Above is a window of Cryomorphaceae bacterium DNA encoding:
- a CDS encoding ABC transporter substrate-binding protein — encoded protein: MNYFRSTLLFSIVLLLTACETPTNEDSKRAKKGVGGMEYGGVFSVNEIEDFRSLYPLNITDVTGHRVGNQIFEGLVKLDQESLEPVAGIAESWKVDDSGTRYTFTLRKGVFFHDDPCFPEGKGREVKADDVKYCLDRLCQAASDNVMFSYFTGRVKGADHYYEQSVKGKLPAGGVDGVKVLDEYTVSIELEYPFGSFLQIMSLPACWIYPSEAVELYGQELRAHAVGTGPFRKKVVREGEVVILERNPDYWGRDQYGNALPYLDAIRYTFIKEKKTELMEFMKGNLDMLYDPPAEDVASLKQQARIDSGLFSVQSVPAMVIQYYGFQHESELFSNVHVRKAFNYAIDREQIVQYALQGRGFPAHHGIVPPSFREYNTASIKGYSYSPEKARHHMAMAGYPNGEGFPVLTLQLNYGGSVHVQVAEVIQKMLEENLNLNIELTLIPRAQHYERVETGRALFWRDGWSADYPDPENFLNLFYGALVPDDINQKSYINSIRYRSDDFDDLFESALRETDQEKRMKLFQQADQVAMDDAAIIPLYYEEAVRVVQGRVQNFPINALEYRDFSRVRFSQPATAAS